Proteins encoded in a region of the Watersipora subatra chromosome 5, tzWatSuba1.1, whole genome shotgun sequence genome:
- the LOC137397487 gene encoding acid-sensing ion channel 1C-like, producing the protein MFLPPRGAVGFCMYKGHIWGSLLRGSNRCLAVLRRQWVIIRPESLLFFWSLIIAGGVTYVVIASVLFLQDFAKLLIKTKIKLKNADNLTFPTVTICNRNYWKRSQIVPEHLTQQEKDLVYMWMTDLWLNNANENFDAEDRYNWSDPALKHLTTESGNPAKTTEAYLKSIAHGLNETFNYCGVKGKPLPCDQIIDLVDTDAGYCFQFNNNGNFLTHTPGYSGGVSFVLNTMVAEYYIGPYSYSEGFSVALHDASQVPLMTELSYGISPGQETQFLVQRKEIKRKPPYADGGQADCFDTDNLPNPLHHYSVYSYSACKSECKVSHIIKKCGCKDIFDPPLNGSETCTIQEMIECGITAKNEFTVNAELLQNCKCKSVCHEVRYTAGLSFNRFPSPHWNKESTLCDAECIEQWKENYLIINIYYGEMSYEYLEESIAYTGIDMIANLGGTLGICLGASFLTLIEFIEFGLIKLSLLILKRNARNSVTVFKENKIVY; encoded by the exons ATGTTTCTTCCACCTAGAGGCGCAGTG GGCTTCTGCATGTACAAGGGTCATATATGGGGCAGCCTGTTGCGAGGCTCAAACCGCTGCCTTGCAGTTTTACGGCGCCAGTGGGTTATCATTAGACCAGAGTCGCTCCT GTTTTTCTGGAGTCTTATCATAGCTGGTGGAGTGACCTATGTTGTGATAGCATCAGTTTTATTTCTGCAAGATTTTGCAAAACTACTCATCAAAACTAAAATCAAACTCAAGAATGCTGACAACTTAACA TTCCCAACGGTTACAATCTGTAACAGAAACTATTGGAAAAGATCTCAGATTGTTCCGGAACACCTTACACAGCAAGAAAAAGATTTGGTGTATATGTGGATGACAGACCTTTGGTTGAATAATGCTAATGAAAACTTTGATGCTGAAGACAG GTATAACTGGAGTGACCCAGCACTTAAACATCTTACAACGGAAAGTGGGAATCCAGCAAAAACAACGGAGGCTTACTTAAAAAGCATAGCTCATGGTTTGAATGAAACCTTTAATTATTGTGGAGTGAAGGGGAAACCATTGCCTTGTGACCAGATAATAGACCTCGTAGACACTGATGCAG GCTACTGCTTTCAGTTTAACAATAATGGAAACTTTCTGACTCACACACCAGGTTACAGCGGAGGAGTAAGTTTTGTGTTGAACACAATGGTTGCTGAGTATTACATCGGGCCATATTCTTACTCTGAAGGTTTCTCT GTTGCCTTACATGATGCCTCCCAGGTTCCCCTTATGACAGAGCTAAGCTATGGAATCTCTCCAGGCCAAGAAACTCAGTTTCTTGTGCAAAGAAAAGAG ATAAAACGAAAACCTCCATACGCTGATGGTGGGCAGGCAGATTGCTTTGATACTGATAATCTACCAAACCCTTTACATCACTACTCAGTATACTCCTATTCAGCGTGTAAGAGTGAATGCAAAGTTTCCCACATTATTAAAAAATGTGGATGCAAAGATATATTTGATCCTC CACTAAATGGCTCAGAGACATGCACCATTCAAGAGATGATCGAGTGTGGGATAACAGCTAAAA ATGAGTTCACTGTAAATGCGGAGCTGCTGCAAAATTGCAAGTGTAAGTCTGTTTGTCATGAAGTTCGCTACACCGCTGGCCTGTCCTTTAACAGATTTCCCAGCCCACATTGGAACAAAGAGTCAACTCTCTGTGATGCTG AATGTATAGAACAGTGGAAAGAAAATTACTTGATCATTAATATCTACTATGGTGAGATGTCATATGAGTACCTTGAAGAAAGCATCGCCTACACAGGAATAGACATGATTG CAAACCTTGGAGGCACACTTGGAATCTGCCTTGGGGCAAGTTTCCTAACCCTTATAGAGTTCATAGAATTTGGTCTTATCAAGCTCTCGCTACTGATACTGAAGAGAAATGCCCGGAACTCCGTTACTGTctttaaagaaaacaaaatagtttATTGA